Proteins encoded together in one Gemmatimonadota bacterium DH-78 window:
- the glpK gene encoding glycerol kinase GlpK: MAVRAVAAVDQGTTGSTVLVVGEDGRLLARAYSEFTQHFPRPGWVEHDASEIWTVTRDVLREALDAASAEGARVESIGITNQRETVVLWDRATLEPVHRAIVWQDRRTTDRCRALKEAGHETEVRRRTGLVLDPYFSGTKIQWLLEAEPELRARAEAGELACGTIDSWLIARMTAGAVHATDPTNASRTLLYDLHERGWAAPLLDLFGVPEALLPEVRRSGGSFGTTSGEALGHELPILGVAGDQQSALYGQGRQAPGLAKNTYGTGAFLLLHTGEEAVASEHGLLTTAAVTEDGGHGYALEGSVFVAGAAVQWLRDALGVIDDAAETEALAASLDGNDGVYLVPAFVGLGAPHWDPEARGTIVGLTRGTGRAHLARAALEAMAYRTAEVLAAMEADSGVEAEELRVDGGAADNDWLMRFQAGIVGRPVVRFPLVETTALGAAALAGVGAGVWTDAEQFRDSLGTPSRFEPALDEQERVRLVSGWSRAVRAARAWSADRE; encoded by the coding sequence ATGGCCGTACGCGCCGTCGCGGCGGTGGACCAGGGCACCACGGGGTCCACCGTGCTCGTCGTGGGCGAGGATGGACGCCTGCTCGCCCGCGCCTACTCGGAGTTCACCCAGCACTTTCCCCGTCCCGGGTGGGTCGAGCACGACGCTTCGGAGATCTGGACCGTCACTCGCGACGTGCTCCGCGAGGCGCTCGACGCCGCCTCCGCCGAGGGGGCCCGCGTGGAGTCCATCGGCATCACGAACCAGCGCGAGACCGTCGTGCTCTGGGACCGCGCCACGCTGGAGCCCGTGCATCGGGCCATCGTCTGGCAGGATCGCCGCACCACCGACCGGTGCCGGGCCCTGAAGGAGGCCGGTCACGAGACGGAGGTGCGCCGCCGCACGGGGCTCGTGCTCGACCCGTACTTCAGCGGCACCAAGATCCAGTGGCTGCTCGAGGCGGAGCCGGAGCTGCGCGCCCGCGCCGAGGCCGGTGAACTGGCCTGCGGCACGATCGACAGCTGGCTGATCGCGCGGATGACGGCGGGTGCCGTGCACGCCACGGACCCCACGAACGCGTCGCGCACGCTCCTCTACGATCTGCACGAGCGCGGCTGGGCGGCTCCGCTGCTCGACCTGTTCGGCGTGCCCGAGGCGCTGCTGCCCGAGGTGCGGCGCAGCGGCGGGTCGTTCGGCACCACCTCGGGCGAGGCGCTGGGGCACGAGCTGCCGATTCTCGGAGTGGCGGGGGATCAGCAGTCGGCGCTGTACGGGCAGGGCCGGCAGGCGCCCGGCCTCGCGAAGAACACCTACGGCACCGGGGCCTTCCTCCTGCTCCACACCGGCGAGGAGGCGGTGGCCTCGGAGCACGGGCTGCTCACCACCGCCGCCGTCACCGAAGACGGGGGCCACGGCTACGCCCTCGAGGGGTCGGTGTTCGTGGCGGGGGCCGCGGTGCAGTGGCTGCGCGACGCCCTCGGGGTGATCGACGACGCGGCGGAGACGGAGGCGCTGGCCGCCTCGCTCGACGGCAACGACGGGGTGTATCTCGTGCCCGCCTTCGTCGGGCTGGGAGCGCCGCACTGGGACCCGGAGGCGCGCGGCACGATCGTCGGCCTCACGCGGGGCACGGGTCGCGCGCACCTGGCGCGGGCCGCCCTCGAGGCGATGGCGTACCGCACCGCCGAGGTCCTCGCCGCGATGGAGGCCGACTCCGGGGTGGAGGCCGAGGAGCTGCGCGTGGACGGAGGCGCGGCCGACAACGACTGGCTCATGCGGTTCCAGGCGGGCATCGTCGGGCGGCCGGTGGTGCGCTTTCCCCTGGTCGAGACCACCGCCCTGGGCGCCGCGGCGCTGGCGGGGGTGGGGGCGGGTGTGTGGACGGATGCGGAGCAGTTCCGGGATTCTCTGGGGACTCCGAGTCGGTTCGAACCGGCACTCGACGAGCAGGAGCGGGTACGTCTCGTGAGCGGGTGGTCGCGCGCCGTGCGAGCGGCCCGCGCCTGGTCGGCCGATCGGGAGTGA
- a CDS encoding cytochrome c maturation protein CcmE has protein sequence MKQNGRFMVGLVGVAAVVTYLVWTGVSDTMMYYMTPTELIAKIDQDPTFRDVGVKVSGRLVVNSHESEPGSMVHRFVIHDTDDESVTFPVEYRQPLPDTFTDSPDMLVDVVMEGRFDEAGVFQANSVLTKCGSRYEASPEELRT, from the coding sequence ATGAAGCAGAACGGCCGTTTCATGGTGGGGCTCGTGGGTGTCGCGGCGGTCGTGACCTATCTGGTCTGGACCGGCGTCAGCGACACGATGATGTACTACATGACCCCCACGGAGCTCATCGCGAAGATCGACCAGGACCCCACCTTCCGAGACGTGGGTGTGAAGGTGAGTGGACGACTCGTGGTGAACAGCCACGAGTCCGAACCGGGGTCGATGGTGCACCGCTTCGTGATCCATGACACCGACGACGAGAGCGTCACCTTCCCGGTCGAGTACCGCCAGCCGCTGCCCGACACCTTCACCGACTCGCCCGACATGCTGGTCGACGTGGTGATGGAGGGTCGCTTCGACGAAGCCGGCGTCTTCCAGGCGAACTCGGTTCTCACCAAGTGCGGAAGCCGCTACGAGGCCTCGCCCGAGGAACTGCGGACGTGA
- the purD gene encoding phosphoribosylamine--glycine ligase, which yields MRILLVGNGGREHALLWKIRRDAPGAVVYATRPNGGMSPLCEPVEIAPTDVEALSGFAASRAIDLTIVGPEAPLAMGLADRFRFKGLPVFGPTKAAARIESSKAFAKDLMREEGVPTADYRVFTDAEAAEAWIRDRGAPIVVKASGLAAGKGAVVCATVEEAIETARAMLDDFSFGEAGREVVIEEFMEGEELSVFGVTDGEDVVLLMPSQDHKRIGEGDTGPNTGGMGAYAPVTPATPALLTEIRERIFRPVLQGLARRDSAFQGLLYAGLMLTDRGPRVVEFNGRFGDPETQVVLPLLSSSLLDLLVAAADGEGLGRIRPRFREGAAVTTVVASGGYPGPVEKGLPIDLSAVQESDDVMVFHAGTRREGDRLVTSGGRVLACTGIGATFAEAAERSREAAAAVRFDGATYRSDIGWRELARSSTAPSSD from the coding sequence ATGCGCATCCTTCTCGTAGGCAACGGGGGGCGGGAGCACGCCCTTCTCTGGAAGATCCGTCGCGACGCTCCCGGAGCGGTGGTGTACGCCACCCGCCCGAACGGCGGCATGAGCCCCCTCTGCGAGCCGGTGGAGATCGCGCCGACCGATGTGGAGGCGCTGTCGGGATTCGCGGCTTCGCGGGCGATCGACCTCACGATCGTGGGTCCCGAGGCGCCGCTCGCGATGGGGCTCGCCGACCGGTTCCGGTTCAAGGGACTGCCGGTGTTCGGGCCCACCAAGGCGGCGGCCCGGATCGAGAGCTCCAAGGCCTTCGCGAAGGACCTCATGCGCGAAGAGGGCGTGCCCACCGCCGACTACCGGGTGTTCACCGACGCGGAGGCCGCCGAGGCGTGGATCCGCGACCGGGGAGCGCCGATCGTGGTGAAGGCGTCGGGGCTCGCGGCGGGCAAGGGCGCCGTGGTGTGCGCCACCGTCGAGGAGGCGATCGAGACGGCGCGCGCGATGCTCGACGACTTCTCGTTCGGCGAGGCCGGGCGCGAGGTGGTGATCGAGGAGTTCATGGAGGGCGAGGAGCTGTCGGTGTTCGGCGTCACCGACGGCGAAGACGTGGTGCTCCTCATGCCCTCGCAGGACCACAAGCGCATCGGCGAGGGCGACACCGGGCCGAACACCGGCGGAATGGGCGCCTACGCACCCGTCACGCCGGCCACCCCCGCCCTGCTCACCGAGATCCGGGAGCGCATTTTCCGCCCGGTGCTCCAGGGGCTCGCCCGCCGCGACTCGGCCTTCCAGGGGCTGCTCTACGCGGGGCTGATGCTCACCGACCGCGGTCCGCGGGTGGTGGAGTTCAACGGCCGCTTCGGCGACCCCGAAACGCAGGTGGTGCTGCCGCTGCTGTCGAGTTCGCTGCTCGACCTGCTCGTGGCCGCCGCCGACGGCGAGGGGCTCGGGCGCATCCGTCCGCGCTTCCGCGAGGGGGCGGCCGTGACCACGGTCGTGGCGTCGGGAGGGTATCCGGGGCCGGTGGAGAAGGGACTCCCGATCGACCTGTCGGCGGTGCAGGAGTCCGACGACGTGATGGTTTTCCATGCCGGCACCCGTAGGGAGGGAGACCGGCTGGTCACGTCGGGCGGGCGCGTGCTCGCCTGCACCGGAATCGGCGCCACCTTCGCGGAGGCGGCCGAGCGGAGTCGAGAGGCTGCAGCCGCCGTGCGGTTCGACGGCGCCACCTACCGCTCCGACATCGGCTGGCGCGAACTGGCTCGATCCTCGACTGCACCCTCTTCCGACTGA
- the glmS gene encoding glutamine--fructose-6-phosphate transaminase (isomerizing), translated as MCGIVGYLGHREAAPILLEGLRRLEYRGYDSAGISVMDDAATLTTVRRAGKLAELENAIADSMPSGRVGIAHTRWATHGPPTEANAHPHTSRDGDITLIHNGIIENAAVIKKRLVELGYPFRSDTDTEVVVHLIDHLWPEGGALEDAVAAALAQVEGAYGIVAMSSRDPFKLVASRNGSPLLLGIGADGELMAGSDVAAVVGVTRDVVYLDDGDVAVLDRTAYRTFHLERGSVRRKVHQVTWDLAAIEKSGYEHFMLKEIHEQPQSLRDVMRGRLLPEEGMSRLGGITLSDADLAKVERITITACGTSWHAGLLGEYLLEELARIPVDVQYASEFRYKNPVIEDNTLVLAISQSGETADTLAALREAKRRGALTMGIVNVVGSTIARETDFGMHLHAGPEIGVASTKAFTSQIVALVLFSLYMGRRRDMSVLEGREMVEALQRLPDQVEEILQQTDDLRTLAQEFADARNFLYLGRGYQFPVALEGALKLKEVSYIHAEGYPAAEMKHGPIALIDEEMPVVFLAPRDPVYAKVVSNIEEVKARSGRVIAVVSDDAPELQGKVDHLIRVPQTVPALLPVLTTIPLQLLAYHAAILRGCDVDQPRNLAKSVTVE; from the coding sequence ATGTGCGGCATCGTAGGCTACCTGGGGCATCGTGAAGCGGCGCCCATCCTCCTCGAGGGGCTCCGCCGGCTCGAGTACCGCGGGTACGATTCGGCCGGGATCAGCGTCATGGACGACGCCGCGACACTCACCACCGTGCGGCGGGCGGGGAAGCTGGCCGAGCTCGAGAACGCGATCGCCGATTCGATGCCCTCGGGTCGGGTGGGAATCGCGCACACGCGGTGGGCCACGCACGGCCCGCCCACCGAGGCCAACGCGCACCCCCACACGAGTCGCGACGGCGACATCACCCTGATCCACAACGGCATCATCGAGAATGCCGCGGTGATCAAGAAGCGGCTGGTCGAGCTCGGGTACCCCTTTCGGTCCGACACCGACACCGAGGTGGTGGTGCACCTGATCGACCACCTGTGGCCCGAAGGCGGGGCCCTCGAAGACGCGGTCGCCGCAGCTCTCGCCCAGGTCGAAGGCGCCTACGGCATCGTCGCGATGTCGTCGCGCGATCCCTTCAAGCTCGTGGCCTCGCGCAACGGCAGCCCGCTGTTGCTGGGCATCGGGGCCGACGGTGAACTCATGGCGGGGTCCGACGTGGCCGCGGTCGTGGGCGTCACCCGCGACGTGGTCTACCTCGACGACGGCGACGTGGCCGTGCTCGATCGCACCGCCTACCGCACCTTCCACCTGGAGCGCGGCTCGGTGCGCCGCAAGGTGCATCAGGTGACCTGGGATCTCGCCGCCATCGAGAAGAGCGGCTACGAGCACTTCATGCTCAAGGAGATCCACGAGCAGCCGCAGTCGCTCCGCGACGTCATGCGGGGCCGCCTGCTGCCCGAGGAGGGCATGTCGCGGCTGGGGGGCATCACCCTGTCGGATGCCGATCTCGCCAAGGTCGAGCGGATCACCATCACCGCCTGCGGCACCTCCTGGCACGCCGGACTGCTCGGCGAGTACCTGCTCGAGGAACTGGCCCGGATTCCGGTCGACGTGCAGTACGCCTCGGAGTTCCGCTACAAGAACCCCGTGATCGAAGACAACACCCTGGTGCTGGCCATCAGCCAGTCGGGGGAGACGGCCGACACCCTCGCCGCACTCCGCGAGGCCAAGCGGCGCGGGGCCCTCACCATGGGCATCGTGAACGTGGTCGGAAGCACCATCGCCCGAGAGACGGATTTCGGGATGCACCTGCACGCCGGACCCGAGATCGGGGTCGCCTCGACCAAGGCCTTCACCAGCCAGATCGTGGCCCTCGTGCTCTTCAGTCTGTACATGGGCCGCCGGCGCGACATGTCGGTCCTCGAGGGTCGGGAGATGGTGGAGGCGCTGCAGCGTCTGCCCGACCAGGTGGAGGAGATTCTCCAGCAGACCGACGATCTGCGCACCCTCGCCCAGGAGTTCGCCGACGCGCGCAACTTCCTCTATCTGGGCCGCGGCTACCAGTTCCCGGTCGCGCTCGAGGGGGCGCTGAAGCTCAAGGAAGTGAGCTACATCCACGCCGAGGGCTATCCCGCGGCCGAGATGAAGCACGGCCCCATCGCGCTGATCGACGAGGAGATGCCGGTGGTGTTCCTGGCGCCGCGCGACCCGGTGTACGCGAAGGTGGTGTCGAACATCGAAGAGGTGAAGGCGCGCAGCGGACGGGTGATCGCGGTGGTCAGCGACGACGCTCCGGAACTCCAGGGCAAGGTGGACCACCTGATCCGCGTGCCGCAAACCGTGCCTGCGCTGCTGCCCGTGCTCACGACGATCCCCCTGCAGCTGCTGGCCTATCACGCCGCGATCCTCCGCGGCTGCGACGTGGACCAGCCGCGCAACCTGGCCAAGTCGGTCACGGTCGAGTAG
- the glmM gene encoding phosphoglucosamine mutase — translation MVSVSGIRGRVGDPLTPELVCGAAAAFGAFLRGEGASGPVVLGRDSRTSGPMLCAAAIAGLQSVGVDVIDVGIVPTPTVLLAVEHHHAAGGIAITASHNPAEWNALKLVTGEGMFLDADASLRYRRFLREDDPPRAAWNALGGLSSDDEAIDRHLEAILALDILDVEAIRAAALPVALDCVRGAGGLVVPRLLEALGCTVTAIHTEADGHFPRDPEPTAEHLAELGEVVRASGAVVGLAVDPDVDRLSLVDETGAAVGEDLTLALAVDTVLRRTRGPVVTNLSTSRVVADAAAAHDVPMVLAPVGEINVARRMQAEGAVIGGEGNGGVILPALHHTRDAPVAVALILQHLVDTGEALAGAVARWPTYHIEKTKVAFDRSALDAAYAALSDDLDADVEDRTDGLRLGWNERRAWLHVRPSGTEPIVRLIAEAPDEKAAQALVDRAGSILDGVA, via the coding sequence ATGGTGTCCGTCTCCGGAATCCGGGGACGCGTCGGTGATCCCCTCACCCCGGAACTCGTGTGCGGCGCGGCCGCCGCCTTCGGGGCCTTCCTCCGCGGGGAGGGCGCTTCGGGCCCCGTGGTGCTCGGGCGCGACTCGCGCACCTCCGGCCCCATGCTGTGCGCGGCCGCCATCGCCGGCCTGCAGTCGGTGGGCGTGGATGTGATCGACGTCGGCATCGTGCCCACCCCGACCGTGCTGCTGGCGGTGGAGCACCATCACGCCGCCGGAGGCATCGCCATCACCGCGAGCCACAACCCGGCCGAGTGGAACGCGCTCAAGCTGGTCACGGGCGAGGGCATGTTTCTCGATGCCGACGCCTCGCTCCGCTACCGCCGGTTCCTGCGCGAAGACGACCCGCCCCGGGCCGCCTGGAACGCGCTGGGCGGACTGTCGAGCGACGACGAGGCCATCGATCGTCACCTCGAGGCGATTCTCGCACTCGACATTCTCGACGTAGAGGCCATTCGCGCCGCTGCGCTGCCGGTGGCCCTCGATTGCGTGCGCGGCGCCGGCGGACTCGTGGTGCCGCGGCTGCTCGAGGCGCTCGGCTGCACCGTCACCGCCATCCACACGGAGGCCGACGGGCACTTCCCGCGCGACCCCGAGCCCACCGCCGAGCACCTCGCCGAGCTGGGCGAGGTGGTGCGGGCGAGCGGCGCAGTGGTCGGGCTCGCCGTGGACCCCGACGTCGATCGCCTCTCGCTCGTGGACGAGACGGGCGCCGCGGTAGGCGAGGATCTCACCCTGGCACTCGCCGTCGACACGGTGCTCCGCCGCACGCGGGGCCCGGTGGTGACCAACCTCTCCACCTCGCGCGTGGTGGCCGACGCCGCTGCGGCCCACGACGTGCCGATGGTGCTGGCGCCGGTCGGCGAGATCAATGTGGCGCGCCGGATGCAGGCCGAGGGCGCGGTGATCGGCGGGGAGGGCAACGGCGGAGTGATCCTGCCCGCGCTCCACCACACGCGCGACGCACCGGTGGCCGTCGCGCTGATCCTTCAGCATCTGGTCGACACCGGCGAAGCTCTGGCGGGTGCGGTGGCCCGCTGGCCCACCTACCACATCGAGAAAACGAAGGTGGCGTTCGATCGCTCTGCACTCGACGCGGCCTACGCGGCGCTGTCGGACGATCTCGACGCCGATGTGGAGGATCGCACCGACGGGTTGCGGCTCGGCTGGAACGAGCGCCGCGCCTGGCTGCACGTGCGGCCCTCGGGCACCGAGCCGATCGTGCGGCTCATCGCCGAGGCGCCCGATGAGAAGGCCGCACAGGCGCTGGTCGATCGGGCCGGATCGATCCTCGACGGAGTGGCCTGA
- a CDS encoding cystathionine gamma-synthase: MAHDPTAPLGFGTLAIHGGQSPEPTTGAIMPPIFQTSTYVQPAIAEPLGGVYDYARVANPTREALERNLAALESGKHGVAFASGLAAIESVVKTLSAGDHIVTEENTYGGTTRMFTRVFERLGIEFTFVDSRDPEAVAAAMKSNTRLVHVETPTNPMMRVCDIAAIADIAHDGDAILMVDNTFASPFNQRPLEQGADVTVHSTTKYLNGHSDIIGGALVVRDDALAEEIRFVRKSTGAVPGPMDAWLCLRGAKTLHVRMRQHNAAGLAVAKYLEDHPRVDRVFYPGLASHPQHELAARQMDGFTGMVSFDVGTLDRARAIAEHTQLFALAESLGGVESLISVPALMTHASVPAERRERMGVTDGLVRLSVGIEEIDDLVADLDRALGG, from the coding sequence ATGGCCCACGACCCCACCGCACCCCTCGGCTTCGGCACCCTCGCCATCCACGGCGGACAGTCGCCCGAGCCGACCACGGGGGCGATCATGCCCCCGATCTTCCAGACGTCCACGTACGTGCAGCCGGCCATCGCCGAGCCGCTGGGGGGGGTGTACGACTACGCGCGGGTGGCCAACCCCACCCGCGAGGCGCTGGAGCGCAACCTGGCCGCGCTCGAGTCCGGGAAGCACGGCGTCGCCTTCGCGAGCGGCCTCGCGGCGATCGAGAGCGTGGTGAAGACCCTCTCGGCCGGCGACCACATCGTGACGGAGGAGAACACCTACGGGGGCACCACCCGCATGTTCACGCGGGTGTTCGAGCGTCTCGGCATCGAGTTCACCTTCGTCGACTCGCGCGACCCGGAGGCGGTGGCCGCCGCCATGAAGTCGAACACCCGTCTCGTGCACGTGGAGACGCCCACCAACCCGATGATGCGGGTCTGCGACATCGCGGCCATCGCCGACATCGCCCACGACGGCGACGCGATCCTGATGGTCGACAACACCTTCGCCTCGCCCTTCAACCAGCGGCCGCTGGAGCAGGGCGCCGACGTGACGGTGCACTCCACCACCAAGTACCTGAACGGGCACTCCGACATCATCGGCGGCGCCCTGGTGGTGCGCGACGACGCCCTGGCCGAGGAGATCCGCTTCGTGCGCAAGTCGACCGGGGCCGTGCCGGGTCCGATGGACGCCTGGCTCTGCCTGCGCGGCGCGAAGACGCTCCACGTGCGCATGCGGCAGCACAACGCGGCCGGTCTCGCCGTGGCGAAGTACCTCGAGGACCACCCGCGGGTGGACCGGGTCTTCTACCCCGGGCTGGCCTCGCATCCGCAGCACGAGCTCGCCGCCCGGCAGATGGACGGCTTCACGGGGATGGTGTCGTTCGACGTCGGCACCCTCGACCGGGCCCGGGCCATCGCCGAGCACACGCAACTCTTCGCTCTGGCCGAGAGTTTGGGCGGCGTGGAGTCCCTGATCAGCGTGCCCGCTCTGATGACCCACGCCTCGGTTCCCGCGGAACGTCGGGAGCGGATGGGTGTGACCGATGGACTGGTTCGCCTGAGTGTCGGGATCGAGGAGATCGACGACCTCGTGGCGGATCTCGACCGCGCGCTCGGCGGCTGA
- the dtd gene encoding D-aminoacyl-tRNA deacylase produces MRVVLQRVARASVRIDGREAGAVGKGLLLLVGFAPGDDAAALEWMADKVIGLRIFPDAEGRMNLDLREVEGGLLVVSQFTLYGDTRKGRRPSFVGAAHPDEAIPLYDAFVEALRERVPGRVATGEFGADMKVELLNDGPVTLLLER; encoded by the coding sequence GTGCGCGTCGTACTGCAACGGGTGGCCCGCGCGTCGGTCCGCATCGACGGCCGCGAGGCGGGGGCGGTGGGGAAGGGGCTGCTGCTGCTCGTCGGGTTCGCCCCCGGCGACGATGCGGCCGCCCTCGAGTGGATGGCCGACAAGGTGATCGGACTCCGCATCTTTCCCGACGCCGAGGGCCGGATGAACCTCGACCTCCGCGAGGTGGAGGGCGGGCTTCTGGTCGTGAGTCAGTTCACCCTCTACGGCGACACGCGAAAGGGGCGGCGCCCCTCGTTCGTGGGAGCGGCCCACCCCGACGAGGCGATCCCGCTCTACGACGCCTTCGTCGAAGCGCTGCGCGAACGGGTGCCGGGGCGGGTGGCCACCGGCGAGTTCGGGGCCGACATGAAGGTGGAGCTGCTCAACGACGGGCCCGTCACCCTCCTGCTCGAGCGATGA
- a CDS encoding nucleoside triphosphate pyrophosphatase has product MTAPRLTLASASPRRSDILTRLGLAHDVLAADIDENPLPGERPGPHVERLAREKAAAVAADRPDRLVLAGDTVVVADDRILGKPADADEAVAMLMRLSGRAHEVLSGLALALPGAPPALVSRADRTVVRFRDFDERWARAYVATGEPMDKAGAYGIQGAGGALVTAVEGDYTTVVGLSIAGLMELLREGGWDYRFGTLHPRDRRLPED; this is encoded by the coding sequence ATGACCGCGCCCCGGCTCACCCTCGCGTCGGCCTCTCCGCGACGCAGCGACATCCTCACCCGACTCGGTCTCGCGCACGACGTGCTCGCGGCCGACATCGACGAAAACCCGTTGCCGGGCGAGCGGCCCGGTCCCCACGTGGAGCGTCTGGCGCGCGAGAAGGCGGCCGCGGTGGCGGCCGATCGCCCCGATCGACTGGTGCTCGCGGGCGACACCGTGGTGGTGGCCGACGACCGGATCCTCGGCAAGCCGGCCGACGCCGACGAGGCCGTGGCGATGCTGATGCGCCTCTCCGGCCGCGCCCACGAGGTGCTGTCGGGGCTCGCCCTCGCCCTTCCGGGCGCCCCGCCGGCCCTCGTCTCCCGCGCCGACCGTACAGTGGTGCGCTTCCGCGACTTCGACGAGCGGTGGGCGCGCGCCTACGTGGCCACGGGCGAGCCGATGGACAAGGCCGGGGCCTACGGCATCCAGGGGGCCGGCGGCGCGTTGGTGACCGCGGTGGAGGGCGACTACACTACGGTCGTGGGACTCTCCATCGCGGGGTTGATGGAGCTCCTGCGCGAAGGGGGGTGGGACTACCGGTTCGGCACGCTCCACCCCCGGGATCGACGCCTCCCGGAGGACTGA
- a CDS encoding M48 family metallopeptidase, whose product MMDDQDRTPVDGVDGARARRVLTDIAPRTWEHPADKAALAALRKLPVFDEVLRKLFGFFGEKPIRLAFQANAVRVSDKQFPRIHRIYQEALKTLDVQEEYPLYISQTPIVNAGAYGMDEPFIILNSGTLILLEDEELRFILGHELGHILSDHVLYRTMTVLLLQLAGMGFPIVGLAARAVLVGLLEWGRKAELSCDRAGLLTVQDPEVVMRTMLKMAGGQEVDEMSLDEFIRQAEEYRDTGDVADQVFKILNLMGTTHPFWVLRLSEVRSWIETGAYDRTLRGDYARRADPDPAYQEDLREAAQAYAEGAKDLLDQMAGAARRMGESFFGGFRK is encoded by the coding sequence ATGATGGACGATCAGGACCGCACCCCAGTCGACGGCGTCGACGGTGCCCGGGCCCGCCGGGTCCTCACCGATATCGCGCCGCGCACCTGGGAGCACCCCGCGGACAAGGCGGCCCTGGCTGCGCTGCGCAAGCTGCCGGTGTTCGACGAAGTCCTTCGCAAACTCTTCGGATTCTTCGGAGAGAAGCCGATTCGGCTCGCCTTCCAGGCCAACGCGGTGCGGGTGTCCGACAAGCAGTTTCCGCGGATCCATCGGATCTATCAGGAAGCGCTGAAGACGCTCGACGTACAGGAGGAGTACCCGCTCTACATCTCGCAGACGCCGATCGTGAACGCCGGCGCCTACGGCATGGACGAGCCCTTCATCATCCTCAACTCGGGCACGCTGATCCTGCTCGAAGACGAGGAGCTGCGGTTCATTCTCGGCCACGAACTCGGCCACATCCTCTCCGACCACGTGCTCTATCGCACGATGACGGTGCTCCTGCTGCAGCTCGCGGGCATGGGCTTCCCGATCGTCGGGCTCGCGGCGCGCGCGGTTCTCGTGGGACTCCTCGAGTGGGGTCGCAAGGCGGAGTTGTCGTGTGATCGCGCCGGGCTGCTGACGGTCCAGGACCCCGAGGTCGTCATGCGCACGATGCTGAAGATGGCCGGCGGTCAGGAAGTGGACGAGATGAGCCTCGACGAGTTCATCCGTCAGGCCGAGGAGTACCGCGACACCGGCGACGTGGCCGACCAGGTGTTCAAGATCCTCAACCTCATGGGCACCACCCACCCCTTCTGGGTGCTGCGGCTGTCGGAGGTGCGCTCCTGGATCGAGACCGGCGCCTACGACCGCACGCTGCGGGGCGACTACGCGCGCCGGGCCGATCCCGATCCGGCCTACCAGGAGGATCTGCGCGAGGCGGCGCAGGCGTACGCCGAGGGCGCGAAGGACCTGCTCGACCAGATGGCGGGCGCGGCGCGGCGGATGGGGGAGAGCTTCTTCGGAGGATTCCGGAAGTAG